The DNA window CAGGACGGCGCCCGGTCCACGGCGGCCGGAGTCCTGGCGGACGCGGTCGCGGCGGTGGGCGCCACAGCGGAACTGGTGGCCTGAGCCGGGTGGTCCGAGCCTGAGCCGTCAGAGGCTGGCGACGACCCGGTCGGCCAGCACGTACACGGTGCCCTCACCGGTGGCGAAGGTCAGCGAGTAGGAGCCGGAGAAGCGCGAACCGCCGAGCAGCCGCACCTCATCCCCGCAGCGCACCGCCTCGATCAGCCGCTCCGCCGACTCCCGGTCGCCGGGGGCCACGCAGAGGGTGGTGCCGTCCGCGAACGCGTAGACGTCCAGGGTGCCCAGCGGGCCGGGGCGGACGTCGGTGAGGGCGGTGCCGTCGCCGGAGAGCCGGTTGAGGGTGGAGTCGGTCCACTCCCGGGACGGCGCCTGGCCGGGTACGAAGTCCGGGTGCGAGGGGTGGCGGCGCGGGTCGGGGGCGGTCGGCGCGGGCTCCGCCTGCACCTCCAGGTCGGCCGGGGCACCGGCGCCGCTCTGTACGGGGTGGCCGGTACGCATTCCGTTGCCCTCGGCGATCAGCTCCTCCAGCGCGGTCCGCAGCGCATCCGCGAACTCCGGGTCCATCCGCTCGGTGGCGGCGGTGTGCGGGAAGTCCTCGGCGCTCTCCGGGGCGTCCTGCGGGCCGGTCGGCCGGGGGAAGTACAGCGGCCAGCCGTCCACCGGATCGGCGCCGCTGAACGGGGTGTCGAAGAGCGGCGCGTCCTCCGCCGACCGGGCCTCCTGCTCGGCCCAGAAGGCGCGCGCCTCGGCGACCTCCCGCTCGCGGTCCTCGGCCAGGGCGGCGGCGACCGCCGTCCTTATCGCGGCGTCGTCCGGCGCGGGGACGGTGGCCGGGGGCGCCGCGCCGGCGGCGGTGGCGGCGTCGAGGCGTCGCGACAGGCCGCGTACATGGACCAGCAGCCCTGCCGTGAGGACGAGCAGGAGCAGCAGCAGGACGGTGCACACGGCGTTCACGGAACGTACTCCTCGCGCGGAGCTGAACGGGGGATCACCACCACAGTGCCGTATGCGCGCGCGTGACGTCAGGGGAAGGAGTCCGCTTCGTGAGTGAGCTGTGACCTTGTCCATGTCGACGCAGGTGGACGTGGTATACGGGGCGGAGTCGAGTGACTGCGGGCCGTCGATCGAATGGCGTCGCACGGGTGCGCAGAGGGCTGGATCAGCTTCTCCATGTGATCCAGCCCTCAAACACGAAGTGTCACGCCAAACGGGTGACTCCCCCCGCTGCGGCTCAGCTCAGCCGCTCTCAGCTCAGCCGCTCGATCACCATGGCCATGCCCTGCCCCCCGCCCACGCACATGGTCTCCAGGCCGAACTGCTTGTCGTGCCACTGGAGCGAGTTGATCAGGGTGGTGGTGATGCGTGCGCCGGTCATGCCGAAGGGGTGGCCCACGGCGATGGCGCCGCCGTTGACGTTCAGCCGGTCGAGGTCGATGCCCAGGTCGCGGTAGGACGGGATGACCTGCGCGGCGAAGGCTTCGTTGATCTCCACCAGGTCGATGTCGCCGATGGCCAGCCCGGCCCGCCGCAGGGCCTGCCGGGAGGCTTCGACCGGGCCGTACCCCATGATCTCGGGGGAGAGCCCGGAGACGCCGGTGGAGACCACCCGCGCCAGCGGGGTGATGCCCAGCTCCCGCGCCTTGGTGTCGGACATGATGACCAGCGCGGCGGCGCCGTCGTTCAGCGGGCAGCAGTTGCCGGCGGTGACGGTCCCGTCCGGGCGGAAGACCGGCTTGAGCCCGGAGACGCCCTCCAGGGTGACGCCGGCGCGCGGGCCGTCGTCGGCGGAGACCACGGTGCCGTCCGGGGTGGTGACCGGGGTGATCTCGCGGGCCCAGAAGCCGTCCTGGATGGCCTTCTCGGCGAGGTTCTGCGACCGCACGCCGAACTCGTCCTGCTCGGCGCGGGTGATGCCCTTGAGCCGGGCCAGGTTCTCGGCGGTCTGGCCCATCGCGATGTACGCGTCGGGCAGCAGGCCGTCCTCGCGCGGGTCGTGCCACTCGTCGGAGCCATGGGCGGCGCGCTCGGCGGTACGGGCCCTGGCCTGGGCGAAGACCGGGTTCTCGGTGTCGGGCAGGCCGTCCGAGGTGCCCTTGACGCTGCGGGAGACGGTCTCCACACCGGCCGAGACGAAGACGTCGCCCTCGCCCGCCCGGATGGCGTGCAGCGCCATCCGGGTGGTCTGCAACGACGAGGAGCAGTAGCGGGTGACCGTACAGCCGGGCAGGTGGTCCATCCCCAGCTGTACGGCGACGATCCGGCCCAGGTTGAAGCCCTGCTCGCCGCCGGGCAGGCCGCAGCCCAGCATCAGGTCGTCGATCTCGCGCGGGTCCAGCTGGGGCACCCGGTCCAGGGCGGCACGCACGATGGAGGCGGTGAGGTCGTCCGGGCGGACGTCCTTGAGCGACCCCTTGAAGGCCCGGCCGATGGGTGAGCGGGCGGCGCTGACGATGACGGCTTCGGGCACGGTGACTCCTCGGGGGACAGGACAGCCGGGCGGCCAGTCGGCCACGGCCGTAAGCTACCGCTTAGTACCACGGTCGTCACCCAGCGCGGCATGTGAGCTGGGCGACGTTCCCGCTCTCCCCCCGTCCGGCCCCCTGCCCGGCCCCTCGTCCGGCCTCTCGTCCGGGCCCCCGTTCGGGCCCGCCTGCCCCGCCTCCGCCGCCGTGGGCTCCGACGTCATCGGCAGCCGCTGCCGCCGCCGGTGCCGGATCAGCGCCCAGCGCCCCAGCGGGCCGCTCGGCGAGCCGCCCGGAGCCGCTGCCGCGACCTCCGTACCGGACCGCCCGGCGGCCTCCGCCGCAGCCACCGCCACCGGCAGCACACCCTCGCCGCGCCGCGCGTCCGGCCGCTCCTCCTCCGGCCAGAGGCCCAGCGCCGCACAGAGCGAGGGCAGCACGGCCATCGCGGCGGTGCCGTACCCCTGCGCCGACGGGTGGTAGCGGTCGGCCGCGAACAGCTCCCGGCGGGTGGCGAACTCCGGCCCCAGCAGCGACCCCAGGGAGACGCTCCGGCCGCCCGCCTCCACCACCGCAATGGTCTGCGCCGCCGCCAGCTGCCGGCTCAGCCGCCGCGCCACCCAGCGCAGCGGCGGCCGTACGGGCTCGATGGTGCCCAGGTCAGGGCAGGTGCCCACGACCACCTCGCAGCCCGCCCCGCGCAGCCGCCGCACCGCCTCGCCGAGCAGCCGCACCGACTCCACCAGCGGCATCCGATGGGTCACGTCATTGGCCCCGATGATGATCACGGCCACATCGGGGACGGTCTCCAGTGCCAGGTCCACCTGCCGGTCCAGGTCGCTGGAGCGGGCCCCCGACAGCGCCACATTGACCAGCCGCACCCGCCGCTCGGCGACCGACGCCAGCCCGGCCGCCAGCAGCGCGCCCGGCGTCTCATGGCCGCGCAGCACCCCCAGCCCGGCGGCGGTGGAGTCGCCCAGGAAGGCCAGCACCAGCGGGGGAGCCGCCGCCTGCGGCCCGTCGGCGAAGGCGCCGCCGTAGACCCCGTCGGCCTTCGGCGGGTCGGCTCCGAGCGCCCCCACGGCCCGCTCGGCGAACTTGGCCTCGGTGACCAGCAGGCCGACGACGCCGACGCCGAGCAGCCCGATCCCGCCGCCGCCGTACGCAGCCGCCGCCGCGATCCGCCGTGCCACCCGTGCCCGCGACATCCACCAACCCCCTCACCCGGTCCCGGTCCGATCTCTCACTGGCTGCATACCCAGCGCCGCACCGGGCTACCGCGTGTGCGCCCCGGGTGATCACCACCGGGCCGGGGCGTCGGCGCCCGGGACTCCGCACCTCTACCCTGACCGGTACAGACACACCCCGCTGCACCGATCTGTGCGCATCTGTTCCACATCCCGGGAGGACCCCCGTGCGGTACCACGAGTCGATCATCGAGTTGGTCGGCGACACGCCCCTGGTGAAACTCAACAAGGTCACCGAGGGAATCCAGGCGACCGTTCTCGCCAAGGTCGAGTACTTCAACCCCGGCGGCTCGGTGAAGGACCGCATCGCGATGCGGATGATCGAGGCCGCCGAGGAGTCCGGAGCGCTGCGGCCCGGCGGCACCATCGTCGAGCCCACCTCCGGCAACACCGGTATCGGGCTGGCCATCGTGGCGCAGCAGAAGGGCTACCGCTGCATCTTCGTCTGCCCGGACAAGGTCTCCACCGACAAGATCAACACCCTGCGGGCGTACGGCGCCGAGGTCGTGGTCTGCCCGACCGCGGTCGCCCCCGAGCACCCCGACTCGTACTACAACGTCTCCGACCGCCTGGTGCGGGAGACCCCCGGCGCCTGGAAGCCCGACCAGTACTCCAACCCGGAGAACCCGGCCTCCCACTACCACTCCACCGGCCCCGAGCTGTGGAAGCAGACCGAGGGCCGGATCACCCACTTCGTGGCGGGCGTCGGCACCGGCGGCACCATCTCCGGCACCGGCCGCTACCTCAAGGACGCCTCCGAGGGCCGGGTCACCGTGGTCGGCGCCGATCCGGAGGGCTCGGTCTACTCCGGCGGCACCGGCCGCCCGTACCTGGTGGAGGGCGTCGGCGAGGACTTCTGGCCGGAGGCGTACGACCGCACCGTCGCGGACGAGATCGTCGCCGTCTCCGACAAGGACTCCTTCCAGATGACCCGCCGCCTCGCCAAGGAGGAGGGCCTGCTGGTCGGCGGCTCCTGCGGGATGGCCGTGGTCGCCGCGCTGGAGGTCGCCCGCCGGCTCGGGCCCGACGACGTGGTGGTGGTGCTGCTGCCGGACGGCGGCCGCGGCTACCTCAGCAAGATCTTCAACGACGAGTGGATGGCGGACTACGGCTTCCTCTCCTCGCCCACCGAGGAGGCCACCGTCGGCGATGTGCTCGCCCGCAAGGACGCCGTGGAGCACGCCGGCATCCCGCAGTTCGTCCATATGCACCCCGGCGAGACGGTCGGCGAGGCGGTGCAGGTGCTGCGCGAGTACGGCGTCTCCCAGATGCCCGTGGTCTCGCCCGGCGCCGGCCACCCGGATGTGATGGCCGGTGAGGTCATCGGCGCGGTGGTGGAGCGGGAACTGCTGGACGGGCTCTTCACCCAGCGGGTGGAGCTCGGCGACCCGCTGGAGAAGCACATGTCGCCGCCGCTGCCGGTGGTCGGCTCCGGTGAGTCCGCCACCCGGCTGATGGCGGTGCTGGAGCGGGCCGACGCGGCGGTGGTGCTGGTCGACGGCAAGCCCCAGGGCATCGTCACCCGGCAGGACCTGCTGTCCTTCCTGGCCGACCGGGCGCACTGACCGGTACTCACGCTTCCGCCGTGCAAGTGGTACACCGACGTCACGTGTACGCAGCATGCGCTTAACAAGCGCCAGGCATCGTAGGAGTCACGGCAAGACGCCGAGCGTGGTGGCAGTGGATGGCGGGAGCGGCTCCCCGGCACCGCAGCCTCCAGGAGGGCGCGTCGGTCGGCCCTGACCCGGCCCACCGCGTCCCCGCCCGCAGGGGCCGTCGTCGTCCCGCCCCTGGTGGTCCCGACCGATCGCCAGGGTGCGACGGCTCCTGCGGCACCGCACGCCGCAGGGCGTGCCTCCGTGCTCCCGGGTGGGGGAGTGAGACGGAGACGGCAGGGCCGGTCCTGGTATCCAGGGCCGGCCCTCACCGTTGTTCCGTTGTTCCGTTGTTCCGTGTCCGGGTCTGCCGGTGTTTGGGTCTGCCCGAGCCCGGGTCAGCCCGCTTCCGGCGCCTCGCGGCGGCGTACCACCGCCAGCATCCCGGCGCCCACCACCAGCAACGCCGCCCCGCCCAGCAGATACGGGGTGGTGTCGACACCGCCGGTGTCCGCCAGCCGCAGCCCCGCCGCGCTCTGCGCCTCGGCCGCCCGTGCCGCCGAGCGCACCGCTGCCGACTCCGCCGCCGCCCGTTCCGCCAGCGCCTGCGTGGCCTTGTCCTGCCGGGCCGCCGCAACCTCCGCCGACGCATCCGAGGAGGCGGCGGAGGCCACCGGGCCGAGGATCAGCGCCAGCGCCACCGCACCGCCTGCCGCCGCAGCCGTGATCGTCAGCGGGCTGCGCTGGGCTGCCTTCCGCTCACCCACCGGATCTCCTCACGCCGTAGCCGACCCGGATCACCGTGCGGCGGGGACGCCTCCGGCCGGGCCGTTCGCACGATCGTAGTGAGCCCGGCGCCGCTTGGGTAGCGGCGGCCCCGGGCGGCGGTGCCGCAGCACCGCCCCGACTGGCCTACGCTCACTGCCATGACCAGCACCGACATCACCGAAGAGGGCGAGCCCCGCTTCGTCCGCCTGCACATCGAACTCGTCGCCCAGATCACCGACGTGGAGGCCCTCAAGGCCGCCGCCCTCCAGCAGGTGCAGAACGACGAGTACATGGACGACGACGAGCGGGCCCAGGCGGTGGAGGCCGTCGAGATCGACCCGTCCGGCTCGCTCGCCCACTTCGTGGACCCGCTGAAGCTGCTGGGCGAGGTCCCCGGCATCGAGCTGGCCCAGGCCACCTGGGAGTCCGCGCACACCGAGTTCGACCCCGAGAACGAGGACTGGGACCTGTACGAGTCCGGCGACGCCGCCGACGAGTGACCCGCGCCCTCCCGCCCCGCCCGGGGCGGGAGGGTCCGAACGGGCCTGTCGTGGAACGGAACGCCCGCGAACGACGAGCGCACCGGGAGCAGCGGAGGAGCAGCCCACCTTCTCCACCGCCGTCACCGAGCGCAGGGCGGTCCAGCAGGCCATCACCGTGCGGGCCGACCCGCCCGTCGAGATCGTCGGCCACTGGTTCGACGCCACCCGGCTGGACTTCCGGCCCGAGCGGTACTGGGCGCCCGGCACCAGGATCACCCTCCGGCTGCGGCTCAAGGACGTACGGGGGGGCCAAGGGCGTCTACGAGGCCTGAGCGGCTGGAACCTCGGCTGGGCCGAGTGGAAAGCCGGCAGCGCCCTCTGACCC is part of the Peterkaempfera bronchialis genome and encodes:
- a CDS encoding acetyl-CoA C-acetyltransferase; translated protein: MPEAVIVSAARSPIGRAFKGSLKDVRPDDLTASIVRAALDRVPQLDPREIDDLMLGCGLPGGEQGFNLGRIVAVQLGMDHLPGCTVTRYCSSSLQTTRMALHAIRAGEGDVFVSAGVETVSRSVKGTSDGLPDTENPVFAQARARTAERAAHGSDEWHDPREDGLLPDAYIAMGQTAENLARLKGITRAEQDEFGVRSQNLAEKAIQDGFWAREITPVTTPDGTVVSADDGPRAGVTLEGVSGLKPVFRPDGTVTAGNCCPLNDGAAALVIMSDTKARELGITPLARVVSTGVSGLSPEIMGYGPVEASRQALRRAGLAIGDIDLVEINEAFAAQVIPSYRDLGIDLDRLNVNGGAIAVGHPFGMTGARITTTLINSLQWHDKQFGLETMCVGGGQGMAMVIERLS
- a CDS encoding SGNH/GDSL hydrolase family protein — encoded protein: MSRARVARRIAAAAAYGGGGIGLLGVGVVGLLVTEAKFAERAVGALGADPPKADGVYGGAFADGPQAAAPPLVLAFLGDSTAAGLGVLRGHETPGALLAAGLASVAERRVRLVNVALSGARSSDLDRQVDLALETVPDVAVIIIGANDVTHRMPLVESVRLLGEAVRRLRGAGCEVVVGTCPDLGTIEPVRPPLRWVARRLSRQLAAAQTIAVVEAGGRSVSLGSLLGPEFATRRELFAADRYHPSAQGYGTAAMAVLPSLCAALGLWPEEERPDARRGEGVLPVAVAAAEAAGRSGTEVAAAAPGGSPSGPLGRWALIRHRRRQRLPMTSEPTAAEAGQAGPNGGPDERPDEGPGRGPDGGRAGTSPSSHAALGDDRGTKR
- a CDS encoding cystathionine beta-synthase; this encodes MRYHESIIELVGDTPLVKLNKVTEGIQATVLAKVEYFNPGGSVKDRIAMRMIEAAEESGALRPGGTIVEPTSGNTGIGLAIVAQQKGYRCIFVCPDKVSTDKINTLRAYGAEVVVCPTAVAPEHPDSYYNVSDRLVRETPGAWKPDQYSNPENPASHYHSTGPELWKQTEGRITHFVAGVGTGGTISGTGRYLKDASEGRVTVVGADPEGSVYSGGTGRPYLVEGVGEDFWPEAYDRTVADEIVAVSDKDSFQMTRRLAKEEGLLVGGSCGMAVVAALEVARRLGPDDVVVVLLPDGGRGYLSKIFNDEWMADYGFLSSPTEEATVGDVLARKDAVEHAGIPQFVHMHPGETVGEAVQVLREYGVSQMPVVSPGAGHPDVMAGEVIGAVVERELLDGLFTQRVELGDPLEKHMSPPLPVVGSGESATRLMAVLERADAAVVLVDGKPQGIVTRQDLLSFLADRAH
- a CDS encoding LAETG motif-containing sortase-dependent surface protein; its protein translation is MGERKAAQRSPLTITAAAAGGAVALALILGPVASAASSDASAEVAAARQDKATQALAERAAAESAAVRSAARAAEAQSAAGLRLADTGGVDTTPYLLGGAALLVVGAGMLAVVRRREAPEAG